In Candidatus Nanosynbacter lyticus, one genomic interval encodes:
- the thrS gene encoding threonine--tRNA ligase: protein MSEDELKSMRHSLAHIMAQAVQRLWPQAKFGVGPAIDNGFYYDIYLDGATISEDSLPKIEKEMRKIVSANYPFERRDVAIDEAIDWAKENQQNFKIELLNDLKRSGTTVASELSVKYIGSVNEAPSKVKTVSLYSQGDYVDLCRGGHVDSTGKVGAFKLTKVAGAYWRGNENNLQMQRIYGVAFATQEELDKYLEKIEIAKQRDHRKLGRDLDLYTTSPLVGVGLPLFTPRGTILREVVSQYSNQLRQKFGFEKVWTPHITKKDLYEKSGHWAKFGEELFLVKSQETSDEMALKPMNCPHHTQIFASRPRSYRDMPVRYLETTTDYRDEKTGELGGLNRVRSLTQDDSHVFCRPDQIEEEINNLLSAARELYESIDMKLRVRLSYRDDSDSYLGNIDLWNSAQGQLKSAVERVGLDYFEQDGEAAFYGPKIDFMATDAIGREHQVATVQLDFVQPQRFGLEYVDINGNSTTPVMIHCALLGSIERFLSVFIEHTGGWFPFWAAPEQVRILTINDSVLGYVDKITTILSETTLTKPVKYNDVRFTSDIRNESLGKKIREATSMKIPVQLIVGPKDVEASEVSIRTQAREEKIPLENLSGYLKSL, encoded by the coding sequence ATGAGTGAAGATGAATTAAAATCTATGAGACACAGTTTGGCGCATATTATGGCTCAGGCCGTTCAGCGTTTATGGCCTCAGGCAAAATTTGGTGTAGGCCCAGCTATTGATAATGGTTTCTATTATGATATATATCTTGATGGTGCGACAATTTCTGAAGATAGTCTGCCAAAGATAGAAAAAGAGATGCGAAAAATAGTATCTGCTAATTACCCGTTTGAGAGACGTGATGTGGCAATAGATGAGGCTATTGATTGGGCTAAGGAAAATCAGCAGAACTTTAAGATTGAGCTATTAAACGACCTTAAGCGGTCTGGTACTACCGTTGCTAGTGAATTATCTGTCAAGTATATAGGCTCTGTAAATGAAGCTCCTAGTAAGGTAAAGACCGTATCTTTGTATTCGCAAGGTGACTATGTTGATTTGTGCAGGGGTGGACATGTTGATAGTACGGGTAAGGTCGGTGCGTTTAAGCTGACTAAGGTTGCTGGCGCATATTGGCGTGGTAATGAAAATAACCTGCAAATGCAGCGTATATACGGCGTGGCATTTGCCACCCAGGAAGAGCTAGATAAATATTTGGAAAAGATAGAGATCGCAAAGCAGCGCGATCATCGAAAGCTAGGCAGGGACCTTGATTTATACACGACCTCGCCACTAGTGGGTGTTGGTTTGCCACTATTTACACCTAGAGGAACTATTTTGCGTGAGGTGGTGTCTCAATATTCGAATCAGTTGCGGCAGAAATTCGGTTTTGAGAAGGTGTGGACGCCCCATATCACAAAAAAAGATTTGTATGAAAAGTCGGGTCACTGGGCAAAGTTTGGTGAAGAGTTGTTTCTTGTAAAGAGTCAGGAGACTAGTGATGAAATGGCCCTCAAGCCTATGAATTGCCCGCACCATACACAGATTTTTGCCTCACGTCCACGAAGTTATCGAGATATGCCAGTAAGATACCTGGAGACGACAACTGATTATCGTGATGAAAAGACTGGAGAGCTAGGTGGATTAAATCGTGTTCGTTCATTGACACAAGACGACAGTCACGTATTCTGTCGGCCAGACCAGATTGAGGAGGAGATTAATAACTTGTTGTCGGCGGCTCGTGAGCTGTATGAGTCAATCGACATGAAGCTAAGAGTTCGTCTGAGCTATCGTGACGATTCTGATTCATACTTAGGTAATATTGACCTATGGAACTCTGCGCAAGGTCAATTAAAGTCAGCTGTTGAGAGAGTGGGTCTAGACTACTTTGAGCAGGATGGTGAAGCAGCCTTTTATGGTCCAAAAATTGACTTTATGGCGACTGATGCAATTGGTCGTGAACATCAGGTGGCAACTGTGCAGTTAGATTTCGTACAACCTCAGAGGTTCGGGTTGGAGTATGTAGACATTAATGGAAATTCTACAACACCTGTTATGATCCACTGTGCTTTACTAGGTTCGATTGAGCGATTTTTGAGCGTGTTTATTGAGCATACAGGTGGTTGGTTTCCATTCTGGGCGGCTCCAGAGCAGGTGCGTATTTTGACCATTAATGATTCTGTATTAGGCTATGTTGATAAAATAACAACTATTTTGTCGGAAACTACCCTAACTAAGCCCGTTAAGTATAATGATGTAAGATTTACATCAGATATAAGAAACGAATCTTTGGGTAAAAAGATTAGAGAGGCGACATCTATGAAGATACCAGTTCAGCTTATAGTAGGGCCAAAGGATGTAGAGGCGAGCGAGGTTAGTATTCGAACTCAGGCTCGCGAGGAAAAAATTCCTCTAGAGAACCTCTCTGGATATTTAAAATCTTTATAA
- a CDS encoding MGMT family protein, translating into MENIKVDNLRDRVYVLMALLPSDNVTTYGDIAAMAGHPYAARQVGEIAHGGPSNLPWHRLVNSRGGLAVGFPGGQCTQRLMLEQDGILCDDRYRVVNFKERRWHQNL; encoded by the coding sequence TTGGAAAATATAAAAGTTGATAATCTCCGGGATAGAGTATATGTACTGATGGCTCTATTGCCGTCCGATAATGTGACTACTTATGGAGATATAGCAGCTATGGCTGGACATCCTTATGCAGCCAGACAGGTTGGAGAGATTGCTCATGGCGGACCGAGTAACTTGCCGTGGCATAGGCTTGTTAATTCAAGAGGCGGTTTGGCTGTTGGTTTTCCTGGAGGGCAGTGCACACAAAGGTTGATGCTGGAGCAGGACGGTATTCTGTGTGATGATCGTTATAGGGTGGTTAATTTTAAGGAGCGAAGATGGCATCAGAATTTATAG
- the miaA gene encoding tRNA (adenosine(37)-N6)-dimethylallyltransferase MiaA: MASEFIGSRSKLPLIVIVGPTGSGKTSLAVSLARKYGGEIICADSRTVYRGMDIGTAKPSLREQRTVPHWGIDLVDPGASFSAAQFKDYTNRKIEEIRSRGNIPFLVGGTGLYVDAVVFDFEFGNDYDKDRRNKLQKMTVAQLQDYCIKQDISLPENNKNKRYLIRSIELAGQKVSRQSAPLGNAIIVGITTKKDLLTQRITDRAKKMFNDGVVKETIILGCQYGWTNEAMTGNVYPIIKKVVDGSMDQSQAVQEFIKRDIGLVRRQLTWFRRNPFIEWGDIDSCEHYLSRLLDDK; this comes from the coding sequence ATGGCATCAGAATTTATAGGTAGTAGGTCTAAGTTGCCGTTAATTGTAATCGTTGGTCCAACTGGTAGCGGGAAAACATCTCTAGCGGTAAGTTTAGCCAGGAAGTATGGTGGTGAAATAATCTGTGCCGACAGCAGAACTGTCTATAGAGGTATGGACATCGGTACTGCAAAGCCTTCGCTTCGCGAACAACGGACTGTGCCTCACTGGGGTATTGATTTGGTGGATCCAGGAGCTTCTTTCAGCGCTGCACAGTTTAAAGATTATACTAATCGTAAAATTGAAGAAATTAGGAGCAGAGGCAATATACCTTTTCTTGTGGGTGGTACCGGTTTGTATGTTGATGCAGTTGTTTTTGACTTTGAATTTGGTAATGATTACGACAAAGACAGGCGTAATAAGCTGCAGAAAATGACTGTAGCGCAACTCCAGGATTATTGCATTAAACAGGACATCTCTTTGCCAGAAAATAATAAGAATAAAAGATATCTGATTAGGTCAATTGAATTGGCCGGACAGAAGGTGTCTAGACAGTCTGCTCCGTTAGGAAACGCTATTATTGTTGGAATTACAACAAAAAAAGATCTACTAACGCAACGGATTACAGATAGAGCAAAAAAAATGTTCAATGATGGTGTTGTCAAAGAAACAATAATATTGGGATGTCAGTATGGCTGGACTAACGAAGCAATGACTGGTAACGTTTATCCGATTATTAAAAAGGTAGTAGATGGAAGTATGGATCAGTCGCAAGCGGTTCAAGAGTTTATAAAAAGGGACATAGGTCTTGTGAGGCGTCAGCTAACATGGTTTAGGCGCAATCCGTTTATTGAGTGGGGAGATATAGATTCATGCGAACACTATTTGTCACGATTATTAGATGACAAGTAA
- a CDS encoding MBL fold metallo-hydrolase, translated as MFEIEYKGANAVVINTRKLRVVFDPNLEIAGGKNVAVNNDIEVVTEDRLSNVESSPKLLFNGPGEYEVGDISILGILARRHIDAGSDVRKTTIYRITVGEVKGVVVGNVEDGLSDDQLENIGVVDFAILPVGGGGYTLDAVGATKVVRQLDAKVVIPVHYRDSNLNYEVPQADLDEFLKTLGAPVIEAEQKWKLKKSADLPGSLTIVKISRS; from the coding sequence ATGTTTGAGATAGAATATAAGGGCGCCAACGCTGTTGTCATCAATACAAGAAAGCTTCGTGTTGTCTTTGATCCAAATTTAGAGATTGCTGGCGGTAAAAATGTGGCCGTTAATAACGATATAGAGGTGGTCACTGAAGATAGGCTCTCCAATGTGGAATCATCGCCAAAGTTGCTTTTTAATGGACCCGGTGAATATGAGGTTGGGGATATATCTATATTAGGTATCCTTGCGCGTAGGCATATTGATGCTGGTAGTGATGTAAGAAAAACTACAATTTACAGAATTACAGTCGGCGAAGTTAAGGGTGTGGTTGTCGGTAATGTGGAGGATGGACTTTCTGACGATCAGCTAGAGAATATTGGCGTTGTAGATTTTGCAATATTACCCGTAGGAGGTGGTGGCTATACACTGGATGCCGTAGGTGCAACTAAGGTGGTTCGCCAGCTTGACGCTAAGGTGGTTATTCCAGTACATTATAGGGATTCAAATTTAAATTATGAGGTTCCGCAAGCTGACTTGGATGAGTTCCTGAAGACCTTGGGGGCTCCGGTAATTGAGGCTGAGCAGAAGTGGAAATTAAAGAAGTCTGCCGATTTGCCTGGCAGCTTAACTATTGTAAAAATATCTAGAAGCTAG
- the rpmB gene encoding 50S ribosomal protein L28: protein MASRCDLTGKGKQYGNNVSFSLRRTKRVFKPNLQKKTFVVDGQKITMTLSTQAIRTLKKKGILSTHGK, encoded by the coding sequence ATGGCATCACGATGTGATTTAACAGGCAAAGGCAAGCAGTATGGCAATAATGTCAGCTTCTCCTTGCGCCGCACCAAGCGTGTCTTCAAGCCAAATCTTCAAAAGAAAACTTTTGTTGTTGATGGTCAGAAAATCACCATGACCTTAAGCACACAAGCGATTCGTACTTTGAAGAAAAAAGGCATCTTAAGTACGCATGGCAAGTAA
- a CDS encoding site-2 protease family protein: MTIHEAMHAFMGYALGDDTARQEGRLTLNPIRHIDPFMTLLLPLMMVLLHGPIFGGAKPVPFNPNRVRFGEWGAALVALSGPITNLLIAFIVFGLGVICGIITSGGVIQPTIYGMVISTAVSVNLGFFIFNMLPIPPLDGSRILYAVAPEGIRVIMQKIEQQGALLVLVLVLLFSGAVGQVMFGCTRAILHIFMMIFGV, translated from the coding sequence ATGACCATCCATGAGGCTATGCATGCATTTATGGGTTATGCTTTGGGTGATGATACAGCCAGACAGGAGGGCAGGTTAACATTAAATCCAATAAGACACATTGACCCTTTTATGACCTTATTGCTGCCGCTAATGATGGTGCTGTTGCACGGGCCAATTTTTGGTGGTGCTAAGCCGGTTCCATTTAATCCAAATAGAGTACGCTTTGGTGAGTGGGGGGCTGCGCTGGTGGCTCTTTCTGGTCCAATTACTAATCTACTAATTGCTTTTATTGTATTTGGTTTGGGGGTGATTTGTGGCATTATTACTTCCGGGGGAGTGATACAGCCAACTATATATGGGATGGTTATCTCCACTGCTGTATCTGTAAATTTAGGATTTTTTATTTTTAATATGCTACCAATCCCACCGCTAGATGGATCGAGAATTTTGTATGCTGTAGCGCCAGAGGGGATTAGGGTTATTATGCAAAAAATTGAGCAGCAGGGTGCTCTTTTGGTGCTAGTTCTTGTTTTACTGTTTTCTGGCGCGGTGGGTCAGGTAATGTTTGGCTGTACTCGAGCTATATTGCATATATTTATGATGATTTTTGGTGTATAA
- the rplT gene encoding 50S ribosomal protein L20, with protein sequence MRVKRGVTARAKHKKILKAAAGMQHNRTRSFRLAKQGVIRALQYAYRDRRNKKRDLRGLWITRINAAARQEGTTYGKLIASMKSKNIEIDRKILAELAVSEPKAFAEIVKASL encoded by the coding sequence ATGCGAGTAAAACGAGGAGTTACCGCACGCGCCAAACATAAGAAGATTTTAAAAGCAGCCGCAGGGATGCAGCATAACCGCACGCGCAGTTTTCGTTTAGCAAAACAAGGGGTTATTCGTGCCCTACAATACGCTTATCGTGATCGCCGCAATAAAAAACGCGATTTGCGTGGACTATGGATTACCCGCATTAACGCAGCCGCTCGCCAGGAAGGCACAACTTATGGTAAGCTAATAGCTTCTATGAAATCCAAAAATATTGAGATTGATAGAAAGATTCTGGCTGAATTAGCAGTTAGCGAGCCAAAAGCTTTTGCCGAGATAGTAAAAGCTAGCCTATAA
- the rpmI gene encoding 50S ribosomal protein L35, whose protein sequence is MPKLKTHKGTAKRIKLTSTGKLTRQRAFGGHFLAKKSKSRKRAINTTATVTGSMAKNARRAMGV, encoded by the coding sequence ATGCCAAAGCTAAAGACCCATAAAGGCACTGCGAAGAGAATTAAGCTGACCAGTACCGGCAAATTGACACGCCAGCGCGCATTTGGCGGTCACTTTTTGGCTAAGAAGTCAAAAAGCCGTAAGCGTGCAATAAATACAACAGCAACCGTAACTGGTTCGATGGCTAAGAATGCTCGTCGAGCAATGGGAGTATAA
- the infC gene encoding translation initiation factor IF-3, protein MASKGEPEINKSIRINGAIRAKELRIIGPDGEQLGIMSLQEALKKAEDMNLDLVEISPGAKPPVAKIIDWGKYQYQKMKDQQKNRRQAKSGDLKQMRFGLKIGAGDLEVKLKKIRKFLENGHKVRIQVVYKGREMAHKEIGYELIDKVMDQLSDDAILEQKPQMAGRNLSVVIRSK, encoded by the coding sequence ATTGCTTCAAAAGGAGAGCCAGAGATTAATAAGTCAATCCGTATCAACGGAGCAATCCGTGCAAAGGAACTGCGGATAATTGGTCCTGACGGTGAACAGCTGGGAATCATGTCGCTTCAAGAAGCCTTGAAAAAGGCCGAGGACATGAATCTTGATTTAGTTGAAATATCGCCAGGAGCCAAACCGCCAGTTGCAAAAATCATTGACTGGGGCAAATATCAGTACCAGAAGATGAAAGATCAGCAAAAAAACCGACGGCAAGCAAAGTCTGGGGACTTAAAGCAAATGCGCTTTGGTCTAAAGATAGGAGCTGGAGATCTTGAGGTAAAGCTGAAAAAAATCCGTAAATTCTTGGAAAACGGACACAAAGTTCGTATACAAGTAGTTTACAAGGGTCGCGAAATGGCCCACAAAGAAATTGGCTACGAATTGATTGACAAAGTAATGGATCAACTTAGTGACGATGCAATATTAGAGCAAAAGCCTCAGATGGCTGGTCGCAATCTGAGCGTAGTAATAAGGAGTAAGTAA